A section of the Clostridium felsineum DSM 794 genome encodes:
- the cutA gene encoding Nif3-like dinuclear metal center hexameric protein: MQINQFKIEIFIPKEFVEQLGDKLSEANVGKIGNYDHCMSINEVKGYWRPLKGAEPHEGNIGELCKGEECKIEMRCKREYVENALKIIRKVHPYEEPVINVIPILNELFE; encoded by the coding sequence ATGCAAATAAATCAATTCAAAATTGAAATTTTTATTCCAAAGGAGTTTGTTGAACAGTTAGGTGACAAACTTAGCGAAGCAAATGTGGGCAAAATAGGTAATTATGATCACTGCATGTCTATAAATGAAGTAAAAGGATATTGGAGACCGCTTAAAGGAGCAGAGCCTCATGAAGGTAATATAGGAGAACTATGTAAAGGTGAGGAATGTAAAATAGAAATGAGATGCAAACGTGAATATGTAGAAAATGCTCTAAAAATTATAAGAAAAGTGCACCCTTATGAAGAGCCAGTAATAAATGTTATACCTATTTTAAATGAATTATTTGAGTAA
- a CDS encoding S1C family serine protease — protein sequence MKTHKILSIILINTILISSFTSCKFNSKKSITPNTANASASVESPITKASKKVLPSVVGVTTTYIDRDYTKKEGVGSGMIIDSDGYILTNNHVAGAGSKDIKISLYDGSSVPAKTLWANESLDLSILKIDKKNLTPVAFGDSSNVEIGETAIAIGNPLGLNFQRTVTSGIVSAVNRTVEAGEGTFMEDLLQTDASINPGNSGGPLINSDGKVIGVNSAKITSAEGIGFAIPINIVKPVLKSLTTTGQFKTPIIGIIGLDKSMNGYLNLNIQKGIYVYDVSPNSGASAAGIHKGDIILSLNGKDINSMNELREAVYTIGANNKVSLKLHTKSGEKTVSVVIQSST from the coding sequence ATGAAAACTCATAAAATATTATCCATAATTTTAATAAACACTATTTTGATTTCTTCATTTACTAGCTGCAAATTTAATAGTAAAAAAAGCATAACTCCTAATACCGCAAATGCTTCTGCCAGCGTAGAATCTCCTATTACAAAGGCTTCTAAAAAAGTTCTTCCCTCAGTAGTTGGCGTTACTACAACCTATATTGATAGAGACTACACAAAAAAAGAAGGTGTAGGCTCAGGAATGATAATCGACAGCGATGGGTATATTTTAACAAATAATCATGTTGCTGGCGCAGGTAGTAAGGACATAAAAATATCACTTTATGATGGAAGCTCCGTTCCTGCAAAAACACTATGGGCAAATGAAAGCTTAGATTTATCCATATTAAAAATTGATAAAAAAAATCTTACGCCTGTAGCTTTCGGAGATTCTTCAAATGTTGAGATAGGAGAAACCGCAATCGCTATAGGTAATCCTCTAGGATTAAACTTTCAAAGGACTGTAACTTCTGGAATAGTAAGTGCTGTTAATAGAACCGTTGAAGCAGGTGAAGGTACTTTCATGGAAGATTTGCTTCAAACAGATGCCTCCATCAATCCTGGTAATAGTGGTGGTCCTCTAATAAATTCAGACGGAAAAGTTATAGGAGTAAACTCAGCCAAAATAACTAGTGCCGAAGGAATAGGTTTTGCCATACCTATCAATATAGTTAAGCCTGTTCTTAAAAGTTTAACCACCACAGGTCAATTTAAAACACCAATAATAGGAATTATAGGTCTTGATAAATCAATGAACGGCTATCTTAATTTAAATATTCAAAAAGGAATTTATGTATATGACGTTTCACCTAATAGTGGTGCATCAGCTGCTGGAATACACAAGGGAGATATTATTTTATCTCTTAATGGAAAAGATATAAACTCAATGAATGAACTTAGAGAA